The following are encoded together in the Argopecten irradians isolate NY chromosome 5, Ai_NY, whole genome shotgun sequence genome:
- the LOC138324418 gene encoding microtubule-associated protein 1A-like, with amino-acid sequence MALVVKLQKLRSLCGFGPHHFEVTAVVGISVQVIICPWIKEQIVRHRQTPTYIKDQTVRHRQTPIYIKDQTVRHRQTPIYIKDQTVRHRQTPIYIKDQTVRHRQTPIYIKDQTDQTVRHRQTPIYIKDQTVRHRQTPIYIKDQTVRHRQTPIYIKDQTVRHRQTPIYIKDQIVRHRQTPIYIKDQTVRHRQTPVYIKDQTVRHRQTPIYIKDQTVRHRQTPIYIKDQTDQTVRHRQTPIYIKDQTVRHRQTPIYIKDQTVRHRQTPIYIKDQTVRHRQTPIYIKDQTVRHRQTPIYIKDQTVRHRQTPIYIKDQTVRHRQTPIYIKDQTVRHRQTPIYIKDQTVRHRQTPIYIKDQTVRHRQTPIYIKDQTVRHRQTPIYIKDQTVRHRQLDTIYIKDQTVRHRQTPIYIKDQTVRHRQTPVYTRIRQLDTDRLLSSSRTRQ; translated from the exons ATGGCGTTGGTGGTTAAA CTTCAGAAACTCCGTTCCTTGTGTGGTTTTGGTCCCCACCACTTTGAGGTAACAGCCGTTGTTGGTATTTCTGTCCAAGTCATCATTTGTCCCTGGATTAAGGAACAGATAGTAAGACACAGACAGACTCCTACCTACATCAAGGACCAGACAGTTAGACACAGACAGACTCCTATCTACATCAAGGACCAGACAGTTAGACACAGACAGACTCCTATCTACATCAAGGACCAGACAGTTAGACACAGACAGACTCCTATCTACATCAAGGACCAGACAGTTAGACACAGACAGACTCCTATCTACATCAAGGACCAGACA GACCAGACAGTTAGACACAGACAGACTCCTATCTACATCAAGGACCAGACAGTTAGACACAGACAGACTCCTATCTACATCAAGGACCAGACAGTTAGACACAGACAGACTCCTATCTACATCAAGGACCAGACAGTTAGACACAGACAGACTCCTATCTACATCAAGGACCAGATAGTTAGACACAGACAGACTCCTATCTACATCAAGGACCAGACAGTTAGACACAGACAGACTCCTGTCTACATCAAGGACCAGACAGTTAGACACAGACAGACTCCTATCTACATCAAGGACCAGACAGTTAGACACAGACAGACTCCTATCTACATCAAGGACCAGACA GACCAGACAGTTAGACACAGACAGACTCCTATCTACATCAAGGACCAGACAGTTAGACACAGACAGACTCCTATCTACATCAAGGACCAGACAGTTAGACACAGACAGACTCCTATCTACATCAAGGACCAGACAGTTAGACACAGACAGACTCCTATCTACATCAAGGACCAGACAGTTAGACACAGACAGACTCCTATCTACATCAAGGACCAGACAGTTAGACACAGACAGACTCCTATCTACATCAAGGACCAGACAGTTAGACACAGACAGACTCCTATCTACATCAAGGACCAGACAGTTAGACACAGACAGACTCCTATCTACATCAAGGACCAGACAGTTAGACACAGACAGACTCCTATCTACATCAAGGACCAGACAGTTAGACACAGACAGACTCCTATCTACATCAAGGACCAGACAGTTAGACACAGACAGACTCCTATCTACATCAAGGACCAGACAGTTAGACACAGACAGTTAGACACTATCTACATCAAGGACCAGACAGTTAGACACAGACAGACTCCTATCTACATCAAGGACCAGACAGTTAGACACAGACAGACTCCTGTCTACACAAGGATCAGACAGTTAGACACAGACAGACTCCTATCTAGTTCAAGGACCAGACAGTAA
- the LOC138324572 gene encoding small ribosomal subunit protein mS34-like — protein sequence MAKVIRYVGRESHFKGKTLFEIAANLKSCKGRVVYRQGFLKDPEKTFVILEDVKPNLSNEDFKSGTVTGYRVFRGHKFDRLFQINSGMKQDWHLIPKAEEAEFCKIDKVFQVVDTRPSTMTLPPVMAAKLKSLGTEMSQLTEIPMKYPKKKGKRLL from the exons ATGGCGAAGGTGATCAGATATGTCGGTCGTGAAAGTCACTTTAAAGGAAAGACTCTTTTTGAGATCGCAGCCAATCTAAAGTCATGTAAAGGTCGTGTTGTGTACAGACAAGGATTTCTGAAAGATCCGGAGAAAACATTTGTCATCTTGGAAGATGTGAAACCTAATCTTTCTAACGAG GATTTTAAATCTGGCACTGTGACAGGATACCGAGTTTTCAGAGGACACAAGTTTGATAGACTTTTCCAGATCAACAGTGGCATGAAACAGGACTGGCATCTCATACCGAAAGCAGAGGAGGCAGAGTTCTGTAAAATTGACAAAGTGTTCCAAGTAGTTGATACACGTCCGTCAACAATGACACTCCCGCCTGTGATGGCAGCCAAATTAAAATCCCTCGGAACAGAGATGTCGCAATTGACGGAAATTCCTATGAAATACCccaaaaagaaaggaaaaagaTTACTTTAG
- the LOC138323851 gene encoding ADP-ribosylation factor-like protein 4C yields the protein MGGSTSVQLVMLGLDLSGKTTLLYRLKFDQYMNSNPTIGFNCEKIKGKTGKTKGINFTIWDVGGQDRTRPLWRSYMRSSEGIIFVVDSVDKERLEEAKLELIKLLKSSENPGLPILVVANKQDMPGSLDLAEVEKYLGLHELSPSQLWASQPACAVTGEGLDECMDSMYELIEKRKKSKKKK from the coding sequence ATGGGAGGCTCGACCTCTGTACAGCTCGTTATGTTGGGCCTGGACCTGTCGGGCAAAACTACATTGTTATACAGACTGAAATTTGACCAGTACATGAATTCCAACCCAACGATTGGATtcaattgtgaaaaaataaaaggaaaaaCAGGAAAGACAAAAGGAATAAACTTCACCATTTGGGATGTAGGTGGTCAAGATAGGACCCGTCCACTTTGGAGATCCTATATGCGCTCTTCTGAGGGAATTATATTTGTGGTTGACAGTGTCGATAAAGAACGACTTGAAGAAGCAAAGTTGGAGTTAATTAAACTATTGAAAAGCTCAGAAAATCCAGGTTTACCCATATTGGTTGTTGCTAATAAGCAAGACATGCCAGGGTCACTAGACTTAGCAGAGGTTGAAAAATACCTTGGTTTACATGAACTATCCCCAAGTCAGCTTTGGGCCTCCCAACCAGCATGTGCAGTCACAGGGGAAGGATTAGACGAATGTATGGACTCCATGTATGAACTtatagaaaaaagaaaaaagagtaaaaagaaaaaatag